TTTCCCATCTAGGGCTACCGGCTAACGGCCcccgcttcgccgccggcggagaaggcggcggcggcggcgggcggttgGGCTGCTTTTTCTCTTGCGGTTCCGTCCGATTCGATGCGTTCCCTGATGCCTCCGCGGCTCCGCTGCCGCTACTTCGCGCCTCCGTTAGGGCACGCTGCTCGTTAGGGTTTCGGTCGCTTCTAGATTCTGCAGTGTAGCTTTTGCTCTCGTGAGATTCCCTAGTTGTTTAATTTGTGTGGCCAGTGGTTTGTACGCATGagattggttggttggttggattaGGGTTTAGTGGTAAGGAAGTGCTCATATTTTTTTCCCCATATTTCGCAGGTGATTGGGAACAAGTGGGATCTGTACCTGGATCTCCTCCAGGCTGACTACACAGAGGGGTAATGATGATTTGCATCTCATCTCTGGGAGCATGCATTTGTGATGTTGGTTTGATTACTTAATACTTTTTTAAGTGATTTTGGATATAGTCAAGTTAATGTTGATATATATTTTGGTGAAAGCAATCCAATTTAGCAGACCTGAGCATCTGTACCTATTCAGTTCCTCGAGTCAGAAGTACAAGTGACTGGGAAAATTTATTGTTTTTCTGCTCAAAATGATTGCTTCTATGGGATATGATATTATAGAAATCTGTTGTAATTGATCATTTGCAGTGCAAACATATAAGAAGTGAACACTTGCTGCTTTATTTATGCGTGTATTCTCCACTTTATTACCCCTGCAATTTGTTTGTGAAAATCATCCTCCTTCcccccttctctttcccaagCTTACCTAGCAGTTTTGGTTAAGAGGTGAGTGGAagtgagggaaaaaaaagagtcaaGACTGTGTTGTTTGTAGGGAATATGGGGGAAAACAAATACGGAAATAAGTCAGAGTACAATGTAACATGAAGCTGTTATCTCTTAATGTTGTCACATTTAGAGTGGGAAATCATCAATCTTTCTGATTCTATAAGACCTTGACCTATGCATTCCAACCTGCAAGCTTTATTTGTTCATATCTTGGAAACTGATGATCCAAGGGGTGTTTACCTTTGTTTAGATAAGCCAATTCATTTCTACTTTCCCTACGAGTTAATCTGTTTGTTTACCTCTGGCTTGTCTGTGCAAATCATGATTGTTAAGGTGTAGCTATGGCGTCGCTGTAGCGTCACCATAGTGGTAAGGCGGTGGCAAGTGTCAAGGCATACGCCCGCCTTACCAGCAAAACCAGTGGAGAAAGGGAAAGGAGACGGCAAAACCAGtagaaaaagagaaagtagAAGGGGATAAGCTCATCGCCTCATCCTGGAACCCTAGAATCCTAGATAGCTTGTGGTCACCTTCTTCCACGTCGCAGCCAGCTTGCTGTTGTAGATCCCATGTCCCTGCCATAAGATCTAGCTCCAGAtccaagctgctgctgcttgctgcgGTTCTTATCTCTTGCAGTGGCAGTGGAAGACAGCGAGGGGAGGAGAGGTATTGGGGTCTAATGGCCGCGACAGAGATGGTCTGCTATGGGGGAGGTGGCCGCCGGCTGGCGGATGGAGATGCTGATCTCAGCGTGCACATGTGGTGCTCTCCTTCGTCAACTAGCCGCGCACGATGCGTCGATGCCTCTTAGGGCACAAGAGATGTGGGGGTAGTTGATGTTGGTTTTTTGTGGACTGGCAGCCTGGCCTGGTGGGcttttctccttttcctttcTATTTTCTTTGCAAATCTCTCCCTTAATCACGCCTCAGCCACCTCGTATTGCGTCGCCTTGCCTTACACCTTGCTCGCTATAGCGCTGAGGTGTACACTCGTCTCCATAAACGCCTTAGCGCCTTAACAACACTGGTGCAAGTACATATGTATCTTTGGAAATGATTATGAGCTGTTATTAGTTTTTGACATGCTGTTGACTCTATCTATGTAcatgttattaattttttttacatacttTCTACGACTTTCTGTTGTCAGGGATGCTCTGGATGCATTGGGTTTGGTCCGTTACTGCTGCCGGCGAATGCTCATGACCCATGTTGACCTCATCGAGAAGTTACTCAACTACAACAGTAAGTTTACACTGCTATAGAAGCTATAGTTTGCTTTCTTTCCTGTTCCCTTATCAAGTgacaattttgaatttcagcGCTGGAGAAGACCGAGACAGCAGGTTAAGTTGACCCAGCATGCTCCAGAACTCTTGTTCCTTATTGCCTTTGTTCACGAATGTTCCAAGGAATTTGTGTGATGATCCATGCTGCATTTCAACTATGTAACTGTTACCGTGATGTCAGATGATGGAAGTGATATAACTAGTGGGCAGAGTACCTCTGGTTGTGTGTGAACTTGTTTTCAAGACTTTTATATCAAGGGGGGTATGTTCCTGCAGTAATTTTCTTATTGTGATTTGCTAATTTGCTGTATGGATAATGGGctgtgtttttgaaaaaaaagggtgGGCTTTTGATTTCCATCTGCGAGTCTAATCAGCACAACCGCTGGAAAAAAACGATCAAATTGGCACAAACTTTAATGCCTTTAAATTTGTTCGGCTTGCTTGCGTTTTTACTTATATATGCAGAACTTATACAATTTGTGTGTGTCTGTTAGGTTTCCTTGGTTGTAGATACCTTGCAATTGCCCCATTCAATTACTGATATAGGAATGAATGAACTTTCACATTACTCTTTGCGTGCTGTTTAATTCTGTTTCTGAGATGGTTTCTTGATAAATTTGCCTTATCTAAACACGTTATCAAAGTTCATCCAATTTTTTATGGGGGGTCTTTGTGTGGAATCTTAGCTACCCATTTTACTTGTTGCAAGAATGTTTGACTTGTGAGGTGATCATGGTGCAAACGTGTCATTCTTATTCTTGTTGACTTGGGTGCAATGACCTGGCTCTCTGTTGATGAATGCATAATTGCACATGCATTCGCATATCTGTGATGACCTGCTAATGCTATGCTATCTGTTCGTGCCTGTGTCCACATGATGTTGCATGTGATGAAACAATTTCCTCGTAAGCCTAATAGTACAACTTACCGTAGCTTTCAGTTGACTTGTCATGAGTCATCTATGTTCTGGGACTAACCTGTTTATTTGATTATTGTAATCATCACGCTGCACGCCTAAATTGATTGTGGCCATGGCATTTTGAATTACTACGGAACAAAAAGATGCTGcatcctactccctccatcccataataggtgacgtttttgactttttatttgcaacgtttgattattcgttttatttgaaaaattagtgcaaatataaaaaaagataagtcatatgtaaagtatttttgataataaagcaattgacaaacaaaataaataataattccaaattttttttaataagacaaatgatcaaacattgacaaacaaaaactcaaaaagacaagtaatatgagacggaggtagtatttggtACGGCATAAAATAGTCTGTTATAATGTGATATCTTACTGTGGCATgacccttttttttatttgtgcaaTGAGTATTAGTTTGGACTTGGACATGAACTGATTTGAGGAAGTACTGATTTGAGCAAGAATAGCAGCCATTTTATAAGTTAGTAGAACATTTGAAAAGGTTCATAGTCGATAAACAAGCAGCATATGTACACCCAAAGTTAACATCACACTACAGGTAGATTACACGAAGATGGAAGGAAGCTAACACTGGAATCAACATTAGTGAGAATAATGTGCATACTTCATTTTCATCCTTTGAATTGTAAGTTTGTAACACTACAAATTGCGTCAGAAATGCATATAACACTATGCCAAAACTGAAGATGGGAATCTCAACACCCCCTAAAAACACAAAGAGAAGAAACTGGACTAACACATGAAAAATACAATGAACTGAATGAATGATTAGATCAATATGTACACCCAGAAAATAaagggtaaattggaaccatgtcattataattttgcaaagtttgagatatgccatcggcatctcaatgacatgtaggacccacatgagtcaatgataTGTGGGTCAGAATAACATatcttaaattttgcaaaattataatggcattgTTCCAATTTTCCCAAAAATTGGAAATGATGGATCATCTCTTCAGTCGAAGCTCGATGACCGGCTCCATCTCCCCTTCGTGTACTCCTCCAGCGACACGTTCGCCGCCgtgaagtcgccgccgccgctgctgacgGACGCCGAGTCGTCGACGACGTCGAGCAGCGCAAGGTTGATGTACGACTGGATgtccttcttctccggcgaagcgccatcgccgtcgtcggtgtCGTCGCCGGCGGACAGACCGGCCTGCGACCTCACCCACCTGAcagcgtcgccatcgccgtcgagcAGTTTCAGAACCTAAACACATTCAGAGATCAGCAGCTTAGCAAGTTGAGAATAGCCGAATGACATGGCAATTCGGAGTAGTAGTTAGTCTCTCTCACATTTGCAATGCTAGGCCGGCGTTGCGGCGATCGCCGGAtgcagagggcggcggcgagggtcatcctctcgacctcgccggcgacgccgctgcCGTCCGTCGGCAGGCTGGGGTCGACGAGGTCAGTGAGCTTTCCTCCTTGTATGATGGTGTTCGCCCACATGACGAGGCTCTCcttgcccttgccgccgccggagctcaccGGCTTCCTCCCGGAGacgagctcgaggaggacgacgccgaAGGCGTACACGTCGATCTTGTCGCTGACCTTGCCGTGCATGAAGTACTCTGGAGCCAAGTACCTGCCATGGAAATGCGAGCTTGATCACCTCAAGTTCTTTTCCTCACTTGAATTCTTCAAGAAGATGAGAAGAAGCAGCTGCAGCTACAAACCCGAATGTGCCGGCGACATCGTCGCCGGTGACCGgagacgccgcctccgccgcccagAGCGCGAGGCCGAAGTCACACAGCTGTGCATCACGCATCACACAGGTTCAGATTTTTGCAGTGTTGTTGACAAATATCTCTGAAGAATCAAGAATCTGATCTGAAGAAATGTTTTTTACCTTTGGTTGGAAATCTTCAGAGACGAGGATGTTGGACGACTTGACGTCCCTGTGGATCACcggccggccgtcgccgtcgccgccgtggaggtaCACGAGCGCTCGTGCTACTCCGGCGGCCACCTTGAACCTCTCCGGCCAACCAAACAgatcttttccctccttttcaccTGCACAAACAAAACAACAGCAATGCAACATCGATCAAGAAATGATCAAAATGTTCAGAGAATTCACATTTTATAACTTGTGAATTTACATTTACTCACCGTGCAAGATCTCCTCGAGGCTGCCTCTCGCCATGTAGTCGTAGACCAGCATGAtcttggcggcgccgccgccgccgtcgaggcagAACCCGGTGAGCGGCATGGCGTTGCCGTGGCGGACGGAGCTGACGATCTCCATCTCCGAGACGAGCTCCTCCATCACCTTGTCTGAAGATTTCAGCACCTTCACTGCAACCTCCTTGCCATCATCACAGCAACCCTTGTACACCTCGCTCGCCCCGCCTTTGCCGATTATCCGATCTGCGCGATCCCAATCCGATGCAATGGATCATGAATTCATTATCGTTTAGCTCAGTTCATCCGAAATTTTGATTTCTGAAGATGAATTTTCACATACATATGTACTAGGTTTTTTTTACCTGGTGAGAAGTTGGAAGTGATTCTTGCAAGCTCGCTGTAGCTGAACATGGTGTACTTGGATGAGTACTTGTTTCTCAGCGAGGCAAGCTCTTGTGCAACCTGCTCCGCCGCTTCATCGGTCGCCGGAGATGGAGTTTCCGATGCGGTGATGGCCGGTGAGGTCGCTTGGTCGCCGGAGTTGTTGCGTGGATTTAGCGGCGATGGCGCCGGACACCGGCTCGGCAGCTGCATTGCCCACCGCGCCACCGACATCTCCGTCCACTCTGGCAAGGCGGACTTCAGGTCCGGCGAGAGGAGCGGccagccggcggcgacctccgcctGACGTGGCGTGAACGCTACGACCGGCGAGACGGGGgcgctcgtcggcgtcgagaTGTTCCGGCGAaggtgccggccgccgccggcgatcgccgCGTCGTCCTGGGATTTCTCGCGGGtgatcgtcgtcgccgctctgACGAGCTTCCGGTAAATCTTCCGGTAAATCCTCCTCGGCGTCTCCACCACTGCAGCAGAAGCAGCATTCCAACATTTTTTTCACCCAAATTTttaccaaaacaaaaacgaattgAAACAAAATTCACATAACATTGCAAATGGCACGAGTCTTCATGAACAAAAATTCAGAGAGAAATTGTGTGGGCAATTGGCAATAGCATACGTGGGCTGATGCACTGGTTGAGTTGCTGCTGCGCGGCGTCTCGCCTGTACACGACCCTGCCATTGCCGACGGCGAGGACCGAGCAGCTCGGAGGCACTCTCTTCGCGCAGTACttcgcgacggcggcggaggaggacgacggcgacgaagatGGCCGGAGATGGCTCCGGGAGTTGTTTGTGACGCCGAGGATGAGGTGCGCCGCGCCATAGGAGCTCGCCTCGTTCACGAGAGCCTTCTTGATGGATGATCCATGGCAGATTCTGAGCTCCAGGCTGATCTGAGAATGCGGCGAGGAATTCGTCAAGCGATCGAACCTGGTTGGGGGAGTGTGGGCGATGAACTGGAGTCGAGTCGAACCTGGTTGAGATCGCAGAAGCCGTCGTACGCGCGGAGCAATGCGGCGAGCGATTCCGTGGCTCTgatcctcctcgccgccattcTCATGGCGCCTTCTTGatcggcgccggccgcggcggcgggggtggcgaCGTGGAGCGCGACGACGCGGTCGCCGGCGAAGGCGACCATGGCGAGCGCCCAGGTGAgcagctccctcccctccgcgtCGTCCCGTACACCGACCACCACCgtcctccctccccaccccagccgcggcggcgccggcagcgccagcatcgtcggcggcgcgcgccgcgaCATCGGCGACCTGAGCTTCATCCCGGCGCCGgaacacctctctctctctctcgccggcgACGCTGCTCCGCTCTGCTTCGATTCTTGGATCgatcggaggagagagagagagaggagcgcggtggcggtggcgtttATACGCGGGGGGCGTTCGTTGGCGTGGCGACGAAGCTGGCTGCGCGCGCGCTTGCGCGAAATATTTTAAAGCGGCGGCGCGCTGACTACGCCGTGTGCGGTGTGACgtagggggaggaggaggaggacggcggcgaggttaACCGttaacggtggcggcggcggcggcgtgcggtggCATCCGCCGCCGTGAGAAGGCGCGGGGGACGTGTCCGCGCAGGGACGGACAGGGGGGATTTTACAGTTTACTACTCTGCCTTGTCTATTACTCCAGCACTAGTACTTTGACTAGGCTATTTTCAgcctttaaattttttttgttattttttatttagcCTAAACAATTTCATTTTTGAACAAAACGAAATGAAGTAGGGTTATTTTCAGCTTTCACTTTTTAACTTGCAAAGCTAGACCAATAACATCTCAAACTACGTCCATAAACACTATTTTTTTGAAATGGTTATGTATTTCACTAATGCTGAGTATGGACATGGATTTTGAATTAGGGTTTGTGTTAGTTTGTATTAGTACATGGATAGTAACCACATGGTATTGTAGCAACGAACACTATTGGCTTGGCCCCCCTGCTACAGGTTAGGAATTAGAGACAAAAACAAGTAGTTTCCTTATAAATTAGATTGGTATGGTTCCTTGATACTAACTGCCTTCATCCTCATGGTGCAGAATTCCGTGATACGCGCATACGCGTCGACAAGAGAAATCGGTTTCCTGGAGGCACGCACACGTACAGTAACTAACTGTGTTTGTTTGGATATGACGGTAATTAAGTAAGATTTCCCTTTTCTtcggttgttttttttctaacagaCTGAAAAACATCTATACGTGAAATCGAaactttcagaaaaaaaaatataactttcTATTGAAAAATTAAAAGCCATACCAaaaatttcaaactttcaactcaaaatttgaaattctaaactcaaattttaaaagttactTTTCTACATTCGTTAGTAAAGGTTTGGAACCTTTATCAAAAACTGAGATAACTCAatagtgtatgattaattatgtattacctaaaaaattatatattttttagaataacttttatatagaatttttatataaaaacataTTGCTTAGCGATTTGGAATGCGTGCGTATCAAAATCAAAGGAGTAGAAGTTAGGAAAGTGTAGTAAAGAATTAAGGGTTAATAATCTTATTATATAAACAATGCTCAATATATGAAGCTTCTCTGACTCTCCGAGGCACAATGCATAAGAATTCCAGCGCCTGTTGCTGATCCCATCCCATTATAACCTTAGTTACAACCACTCATCCCATACCCAAAATAGATACAAGATAGAAAAATATAAGGCAGAGCTAAAATTACTTGTTCGGGAATGGTTTCACCCCACTTCTTCTCCCCATCTTGCTCGTGGCTGATCCATCTACTTTCCCCAATTTCCCTCAAGAAAGCTAGCTCTTCCTCCAAAACCCAGCAATGGGGTGTGTGGGGATCGAGAAGAAAGATTGCTAGTAAGTTATTCGATCAACTTGCAGGAGCTAGCCGTGCAGAGTGTTATCTTGTTGCTGCACCTCTCCGGCCGGCCTCTCCAATAGAAAAAGGTAAGCTGCTATTCATTTTTACATCTGTGGCATGGTTCCGTGTTCGAATCTAGTCTTTGCAAAAGAACGATGTCTCCTGCCTTGTTCGAATCCATGAGCAGCCTCCTTCATTAGCTCATAACGCGCGTGTAGGCACAATTTAGGACTGTTCATCGGTGGTTTTAGGCACGTAAGCCCAGCCCAACCCATAAACCTTGATGTTTAGCGTGCGACCATCGATCTGCTTGAAGAAGAAaactgattgattgattgattgtatttCGTTTGTGTGGGACTCCAGGTGCAGTGACAATGGACTATCAGTTGGTCCCTTACCAAAGTTCTTTGCCCGTGGGTGAGGAACACTCTGGGATGCCTCCCCAAATTCATGCAATCGCTTATTGTCCAACGCCAATTAATGTCATTTGATTTCTACAACCAACGTAGAAGTTTGTTGGCCGTCAGCACTAGGTTAGGAATACAGATATGGGAGGCGGTCTTCGAGAGCTCTTCGCTTGGATGGACTAAGAAATTTGAAGCTTATTGTCCTGGTGTAAAGCATATGGAGTGGATGCCTAATAAGCTCGGCCTTGCGTATGGCGATGAAAGAGGATTGATAACATTATTACAATACAACAAAGAGCAAGGTTGCTTTAAATCCAAAATCATACATGACGTAAGTTCCCATTTATTCTCTTCTTACTAACTTACTAGATAATAATATTACTATATATCATCAATAATGATATTCAATACTTGCACGTTTGTTGCTTACTACAGAAGCCATCTAGAGGAGAAACAACCTCGATTTCATGGAGTGGGAACAGCTCTTATCTAGCATCAAGTTTTCACCCAAGAGCAACTGAAGATGAGACAAGCAACAGTATGATCATTATTCATAAGAGGGCAAGTGCTTCAAGAACAAATGAGGTGCAATCAATTGAGATGGAAGGCCGACCAAACCTAATAGCAAAGTTTCACCCTGTTCATAATTGTCTTTTCATAGCTAAGCGGCGGTGGGGATTAGACATCAAGGTAAAATTAGCTCCCCAATATTTTTATCCTCGTCGTTTGTGCACACattaatttgttattgtttCATTATCTCCAGATCTTCTCGAACACAATCACTGGCTTTGAAAAAGAATCTGATAAGTGGGTTCAAGTTGCTTCCTTGTAAGTAAAATTTGTCAAGCTTATTAATTTTCTAATCAAACAACATGTCATATCCAATATTGCATTATTGTTGTATATAGTGATCACGACGGTGAAATATCTTCAATTAATTTCATCATTTCAAGTAATGGGTCGTCAAAATCATTTGCAATTGCTAGGTATGTTTTGCATTATAGCTAAGGTCTGTCATTGTTCATAAAAAAACAGATATTATAGCATAAAGGGAAATTGATTATATTTAAACCGTACTTCAGGGTTGATAACATAATATCTTTCTATAAATATGATCACTATTCCGGATCTGAGTGGACTCCTACAGCTAAGCAAAGGTAATTTCTAATTTAACTCATGTTTATCATAAAGTTTCTATTTTCATTAGTTTATTTAAATGATTTTAGGAGACAAAATATATTATAGACCAACTACCCATTCACCATATAATAATAGCATCCATAAATATGATAAGTTAACCCGCGGTTTGGTGATAGATGTGCCCCGAAATCTAAGAATTTGTGATATTTACTCGTAATATTTTATAGGACTTTGATATATAAATAATTGTTGCTATTGGCAGAGTTTCTTTCCAATACAAAGTGAACACTGGAAATCGATTCAAAAAAATTCTTTCCATGGGTTGCTACATAGACTCAACTATTGCAATTGGTTACACGGATGGTTCTATTGAGATCTTTacaaagaaaagaggaaaagtaTGTGTTTCATGTTCTTCTTATTTGTTTAAGATATatcaagatattttttttactatttatGTACTTGTTTACCTAAATGCAGTATGTTAGTGCTTTAAACAAGTACTGGGAGCATCATTGGTCAAAAGCTAAATGCTGGGCATCCACCATTCCTTGCCTATCCTGGCAATACAACGTAAGATTGACATCTTATTTATTAGTATTTTTAGCATACAATCATGTTTTGATACGTCATCTCACCATCATCATTTTATTTCAGACCGAAAAGACTCCTAAGGTGCTAGCAGTAGGAGGGGAACATGGTTTTGTTTTGTtctatgattttattgaagCGGGGCCTTACACTGAAATACCAAACCGTGACTATGAATGGGAGACTAACTACTACAAATGTCCTTCCGAACCGTATGTACTATTAGAAGTGAAAACATTGTTTGTGTTTCTTTAATTAAAGTATTTATCACTTTTTAGCATATACTGATCCAAGTTTATCAGGGACGAggaggtcgaggaggaggaggaggaggaggaggaggagccaacACATGATGTCACTCAAGAGTTAAACTCACAAGAAGAAGTTGAGCCTGTGAAGGGTATGTACAAAATTGGGGTCAGATTCACATAACTTAGATTAATTACTTAGACTAAACACTTTTTTCTCTTCATTGTATGTGCAGAAACAAAATTTGCTATCTGTCAACAGATTTTCTGTAGCAGAACAGTAAATATGGAAGATATCAAAGCCATTGGATTTAAAATGGAGTACACACTCATCAATTATAAGGTCACATTTGAGAACCTTGCTTATGTTGAAGCCAAAAAGAGATTAGTAAATGGAAAGTATCCCGAAAAGGTACGTTTGAGTAAAAGAGTCAGTCAGTTGTATTTTGAAATTCATTTGTTAAGTTTGTGAGTTATTCTAACACTTTTTCTGTGAAGGTTATTGTTGGCATGGAGCGCTGACTCTAGTTCGTTATAATTAGAGTTTGTGTTAGTTTGTCTTAGTACATGGATACTTGGATAGTACCCATATGGTATTGTAGCAACGAGCACTATTGGATTGGGCCCCCTGCTACAGGTTAGGAATTAGAGACAAAAACAAGTAGTTTCCTTATAAATTAGATTGATATGGTTCCTTGATATTACATATAATTACCACCTTTTTTGACAAATGggtccttttcaaaaacttattttaaaaccAGACCATGGCAAAAACTTCACAAAAATAGGCCATCGGCTCAGCGCCAGCCATGCACTTTGACGCTGACCCCCCTACCCACATGGCGGCCGAGCCGATTCCCCTCGCCGGCGTGGCAATACTCAGCGCCAGCGCCAACCGAAATGGTGCTGAACCGTCTAACCTCAGCGCCAATGGGGGTTGGCGCTGAGCTAGGCTACTAAGGCCAATGCGGCCGCCCCACCCAccatctctcttcttcctctcctttccttctcTCCCCTAGGGCTGCTGCCATGTAGTGCAACATCGTTGACGACAACCATCTTGGAGCCATTGCATATCTCAATGCCAAAGGGCTCATGCTGTGAGGACGTCGATGGGGCCAGCCAAGCCACTGCCATTGCTCTTTGCCTAGTCAAGGAAGTTGGCCTAGCTGCTGTTTGGGGCTGTTGAATCAACGTTGAGGACAACCACAACACCACCGATGGAATGGCTTGTCGACAACCATGCGTTTTTCTGAAGTTGCAACCATGGCCACCCCCTGCAGCTCGAGGATGAGTTGCCCAAAAGGAGGGATAAGATATTATGGGCGTGGAGCAGCTCCATTTAGTTATAATTAGGGTATGTCagatacaaaaaaaaaaccatggtaTTACAGTGCTGAGCACTATTTGCATGGGCCTCCTGTTGTGCAGGTTAGGAACCAGATGTAAGAATAAGTAATTCCTTATAGATTAAATTGGTTTGGTTCCTTAATATTAGAGAAAGGTATTTTAGAGGTCAAGTTATTCCTCTCCATGGGATTGTATCTCTTTTGATTAAGCAAGAAACAAAAAATAGTTCCCTCCTCCACGGCCGCAGCTCTCTCTAGACCCCCGCAAACCTTAGACAAAACAACATCCACTCTATACTAACTGTCAGTCATGATATCATCTTTTACTGTTGCACTGTTTAATCTACTTGTTTAAATACTATATGAGATCAAATTTATCATAGTAAGAGTAATTTTACTTTGTTAGTTATATtctaatttaatttattcattTTCTATTGAATAGATATTAGAATGGAACTACAACAGTGAGCATATGATCAGAGGTTTGATAATTGACAAGAAAAAGGGAAATATAATCAAGGTTAGCAAAACAAGTGAACTTTTTTTGTATACAAACAAAATAGACAATGGTTAATTGACTCTATCCACCTTTTTTGTGATTGAACATTAGGTGGACCACTATAATAATGTAAAAATGTCATACCATGGCATGAATGAGATGCCATATGAGGAATCAAAAAATGTTTATGGATCTACATTTATGTTTGAAGAACCTGAGTTTGCTGCCATGGATACAACTTTCTCTTGTTGTGAAGGATATCTATTTGCCCAACTCGTTGATTTGATGGATACCAATCCTCAAGAAGTGCCAGCGCCTACGTATGATTTTGACCA
This genomic window from Oryza sativa Japonica Group chromosome 12, ASM3414082v1 contains:
- the LOC4351671 gene encoding DNA-directed RNA polymerases I, II, and III subunit RPABC5 translates to MIIPVRCFTCGKVIGNKWDLYLDLLQADYTEGDALDALGLVRYCCRRMLMTHVDLIEKLLNYNTLEKTETAG
- the LOC107275798 gene encoding protein kinase STUNTED — protein: MKLRSPMSRRAPPTMLALPAPPRLGWGGRTVVVGVRDDAEGRELLTWALAMVAFAGDRVVALHVATPAAAAGADQEGAMRMAARRIRATESLAALLRAYDGFCDLNQISLELRICHGSSIKKALVNEASSYGAAHLILGVTNNSRSHLRPSSSPSSSSAAVAKYCAKRVPPSCSVLAVGNGRVVYRRDAAQQQLNQCISPLVETPRRIYRKIYRKLVRAATTITREKSQDDAAIAGGGRHLRRNISTPTSAPVSPVVAFTPRQAEVAAGWPLLSPDLKSALPEWTEMSVARWAMQLPSRCPAPSPLNPRNNSGDQATSPAITASETPSPATDEAAEQVAQELASLRNKYSSKYTMFSYSELARITSNFSPDRIIGKGGASEVYKGCCDDGKEVAVKVLKSSDKVMEELVSEMEIVSSVRHGNAMPLTGFCLDGGGGAAKIMLVYDYMARGSLEEILHGEKEGKDLFGWPERFKVAAGVARALVYLHGGDGDGRPVIHRDVKSSNILVSEDFQPKLCDFGLALWAAEAASPVTGDDVAGTFGYLAPEYFMHGKVSDKIDVYAFGVVLLELVSGRKPVSSGGGKGKESLVMWANTIIQGGKLTDLVDPSLPTDGSGVAGEVERMTLAAALCIRRSPQRRPSIANVLKLLDGDGDAVRWVRSQAGLSAGDDTDDGDGASPEKKDIQSYINLALLDVVDDSASVSSGGGDFTAANVSLEEYTKGRWSRSSSFD
- the LOC9268382 gene encoding uncharacterized protein; its protein translation is MQSLIVQRQLMSFDFYNQRRSLLAVSTRLGIQIWEAVFESSSLGWTKKFEAYCPGVKHMEWMPNKLGLAYGDERGLITLLQYNKEQGCFKSKIIHDKPSRGETTSISWSGNSSYLASSFHPRATEDETSNSMIIIHKRASASRTNEVQSIEMEGRPNLIAKFHPVHNCLFIAKRRWGLDIKIFSNTITGFEKESDKWVQVASFDHDGEISSINFIISSNGSSKSFAIARVDNIISFYKYDHYSGSEWTPTAKQRVSFQYKVNTGNRFKKILSMGCYIDSTIAIGYTDGSIEIFTKKRGKYVSALNKYWEHHWSKAKCWASTIPCLSWQYNTEKTPKVLAVGGEHGFVLFYDFIEAGPYTEIPNRDYEWETNYYKCPSEPDEEVEEEEEEEEEEPTHDVTQELNSQEEVEPVKETKFAICQQIFCSRTVNMEDIKAIGFKMEYTLINYKVTFENLAYVEAKKRLVNGKYPEKILEWNYNSEHMIRGLIIDKKKGNIIKVDHYNNVKMSYHGMNEMPYEESKNVYGSTFMFEEPEFAAMDTTFSCCEGYLFAQLVDLMDTNPQEVPAPTYMTLYKHLREAFDQGYKDGTLKQSVANDLARYIDKDPSLLPMLQNIKNKGISTFLITDSLWDYTDIVMDYALHQDKVNKHSWLQYFDIVFTGSRSFFSEESHVELFDVEIETGKISNPKEYQLGRSKTNQAPKEIQKVYQGGDVGHLQRLLPNTNDPKQVLYVTHHITKEMLNNKAQGWKTMQIIPELEKELQIIREQGSIRQIIIRARVKSNSVEDKICMLRSTTEVDVMEKINKLTSEKKEGNGQRT